Genomic segment of Campylobacter helveticus:
TAAATGAGAATTTAGAGCTTTTTTTGCTTCATTCCACTCTTTTTGAAGTCTTAAGGCTGTTTTTTCTTGTAAATTTAAAAGCTCTTGTTCTTTTTGGACTTGTTTTTGAGAATTGATTGTAGAATAGGATTTTTCAGTTTTAGAGCTTCGATAATCTTTTTCAAGCCGAAATTTCCAGTTTTCTTTAATACCTGTTTTAAAATTTTGCATAAAACCTGCAGGATATTCATCTAAGTATCCTAGATAAGCTCCGCTTTTTTCATTTCCTTTATCTTCTTTTGTTTTACATCTTTGGATTTTGCCATTCATTATAGGATAAGTCTCAAGGATAAGTCCAAAAGCTTCTAAGGCGTGTTTAAATTGTATAAGAGCTTCATTGTGATTAATGTAGTTTTGTTTTGGAGCGTTTTCGTTCCATTTGATAAAGGGGGTAAAATCTAAGTAATAAGGCACAAAATACTTTTTCGCATTTTTATCCCAAATAGCCCCCAAGCTTTTAGCTTCATCTTTGTCTTTAAAGGGGACATTGAGATATTTTCTTATGCGAGGCATTAGAATTTTAATTCCTAAATTTATTTTCTTGCTTTTGTGTAAAGTCCCTATCGATTAAATCCAAACTTCTTTTTTGGCAATACTCTAGAAATTCCGCAAATGCTTTTATATTATTATTTATTTGAGCTTCTTGTAGAAATTCTAAGTATTTTTTTCTGTTTTCATTTTCAATAAGGGGTGGAATTAAATTATTTTGAATACATTGGAAACTCATTAAAAGTCTTCCTGTGCGTCCATTTCCATCACTAAAAGGGTGAATTTTTTCATAAAGGGCGTGAAATTCGGCAATTTGTTCTAAATTGAGCTGATTGCTAGGAAATCTATAAAGCAAATTGTCGAGTTCTTGTGAAATAAGGTGTGGCAGGGTAAGTTTTATGCTAGAGCCTACGATTTTGACCTCTTCATTTCTATATGCCCCAATAGGTTTTCTAACGAGATGGGGACAAATTTTTTGTGCATTAGAGAAGATAAGAAAGTGCAAATCTTTAATAAAAGAGCTATCAAGTATTTTATTTTTGTCGTTTGCTTCACGGATGATTAAATCATAAGCTTGTGCAAATCCTAATATTACAAGTTGTTCATCAAGTGGTTTGTTGTTAGCAGTTTTACCTGTTTCAAGCAAGGTTTTTGTTTCTCCATAGCTTAGAGAGATTCCTTCTATAGCATTACTGTGGTGCGTAATGCTAACACGCAATGTTTTAAATAGCTCTTCTCTTTGTAATAGGCTTAAATCACTTAACATTTCGTTTCCCCATAATTTATCTAGACATTGCGATACTTTTTCTATTATTAGAAAGAGAATATTCTTTATCTTTACTTTTTTTTTGAGAGCTAAATTCTTTAACCTTTGCTAACATTTCTTGTTGCGCAGAAGTTAATTCTTTCTTAGTTTCCTTTTTTTGTTCTTTATTGTTGTTGGAAAAAGCATTTTTTACAAAACCATCTATAAAACTGCTTAATTCATCTCCTAAAATTTTACTTTGCGAAATATCTTTTATGGTTTCCAAAGTAGAATATCCATAATTTTTTAATTTTTCTAAATTTAAATCATTAGGAATGTGTAAATGTTTATTAAGCTTTTGTAAAAGAGTGCCTTTTTCTTTAGCCATTCCAAGCGAAAGTAAATGCTCTATGCCTTGAGTGAAGTTTCCCTCACCAAGATTTATATTGTCGAAAAAATATTCATTGATTTTTTCATTATTTTTATTTTTTAATTCCATTTTGAAATTTAAAGGCTTGTTTTCAACCTTACCTAAAAAAATATTTTTTTGATTTTGCACCGCATCAATATGACTTAAAAAAGAAAAAACAGCCCCAACTTCTTCTAAATCAGTAAAGGGATTTTTAGACTCAAGATTTTCTTTTAAATCTTTCCCCAACAACTTTTCATCTAAAGATAAAAAATCAACTTTTATAGACTCAATATCTTCGTTATCAACTATTTTTTTCATTTATTTATCTTCCTTAATATAGTTTTAATTTGGCTTAATTATTTTTTTTAAATCCTTGAGGGATAAAGTCTTCTTTCATACCATTTCGTATTTTAGCTTCATTAGCATTTTGGCATTCTATAAATTCTTTATTAGAGGATTTTCCTGTTGTCGCATATTGCATTAGTTCCTTTTGAAAGTCGGCGCTGTTAAATTTGTTTTCGCACTCTTTTCTAAATTTATCTAACTCTTCTTTTGGCATTTTTTGAAATTCTTCTATGCTTCTTGGCTCACTACTGCAACCAAAAAAAGTAAAAGTAGCTAAAGAGGCTACAACTAAACCTGAAATAATTTTTTTCATTTTTTCTCCTTATGATGAAATTAAATTTTGCTAAATTTTTACAAATATGCTTCTTTTAATTCTTTATAATATTTTTTAGAATTTGATAAAGAAAACTTATCTAAAAAAGTTAAAAATTCATTTTCAACTTTTTCATTATTGAAAGATTGCAAAAGAATATCGTTTAATAAATTATCTCTTATTTTTTGGAGTTTTTCATTTTCTTTAGCAATTTCTTTTTGTAATTTTTGATTCATCTCTTTTTTTATTTTGGTTATGAATTTAGATTCTAGTTTTGCCATTTTATCCCTTCAATCGTTGAGTTAATACCGAATAAATTATTTGATTATTATAGTTTAGATATTATTAAACTAATCTTAAGCTAAGTAAAATTATAATGCGTTTTATCAAATGCAGGATAAGGGAAAGAGTTCCAAAAAGTATATACATATACTTTTAAACTCTTTCCCATCTGCTCTGCCGAGAGCTCTTAAAGATTTTTACTTTTTCAAAAATGAAAAAGTAAAAATAGCCGAGTTTTTGCTTTCGCAAAAAGCAAAAGTTTAAAACTTTTGCGGCAGATGCATTGTAGATTTAGGAAATAAT
This window contains:
- a CDS encoding Fic family protein, with product MLSDLSLLQREELFKTLRVSITHHSNAIEGISLSYGETKTLLETGKTANNKPLDEQLVILGFAQAYDLIIREANDKNKILDSSFIKDLHFLIFSNAQKICPHLVRKPIGAYRNEEVKIVGSSIKLTLPHLISQELDNLLYRFPSNQLNLEQIAEFHALYEKIHPFSDGNGRTGRLLMSFQCIQNNLIPPLIENENRKKYLEFLQEAQINNNIKAFAEFLEYCQKRSLDLIDRDFTQKQENKFRN